CAACGAAACTGCAAGACTTTTCGCAGACAGAAAAGTAATTTATGAAATTGCACTAGTTATTGTTGGGCTTCTCACAATAGTTTGGACACTCCAGACTTTGCAATTAAATTAAAAGGACACATTCAACTTGTACAAAACAATTTGCAGACAAAGGAAAATGACACAAACTTTATTATTACTTCCGCAATTAAATTAATAGTTGGACTCATTGCAATTATTTACGCTAGACCCATTTCGAAAAGTTTTGCAAAGAACGATAGTACCGGACAACCAGAGTAGAAGGGCATCAGCTAACAGCAGCTACCAGATAAATTTTATTTTGGGCGGACGGAAGGTTAAATAACTTTGAAGCTCGTAAGGTGTGCAAGAAAATATTGCAATATAAATTTCGGTAAGTAATTTTTTTATCTTTATTGCAATATTTTTGACGAAGCGACAGTGCCACGAAAGCCCAAAATAAAATCCATCTGGTAGCCGCAAAACGTTAGCAGCAAAGGGTTTTAACGTTTTTAGAAATATTCTCGGTCGAAGATTTTTCAGTTATTTTCATAAACCCAGTGCTTTTGCAGTTTTTGTTTTTGTTTCTCCATGCATTGCGTGACGATTGGAATTTGACAATTACTTTTTGACTTTTAGAACTTGGACGAGCTTTCGGAAACCAACGTTTAGCGCAGAACTTGAAAACCTTTGCATGTTGGAGTTTACTTGAATTATTTGCATGACTCCCACAGTTCACGGTTGAAGCGTAACTTTTACTTTGTAACACTTTGCGTGTCGACTAGAACTTGTAACACTTTTCGCACGGCAGAAGTCGGAGGAATTTTCGGAAACCAATACTTAAAGTTTCGCTTGAAGTGTTGGAATTCTAATGCTTTGTGTGAAAACCATAACTTGTCGATTACTGTTGAAAGCTGGACTGCAAAAGCGCTGTATGCGTGACGTGAACCCTCAGCTGCTAACAGCGTGCATGCAAGATGTCTTATTTTGGCGGACGGTAGGTTAATTAACTGATTACCTCGCTCCTAGTTCGTGCAAAAAAATATTGCAATATCCTATTCGGTAAATAATTTGTTTATTTTTATTGCAATATTTTTTAACGACTAGACTGTGCTACGAAGCCAAAATAAAACACCTCGCATGCACGCAAAACGTTATGTGCAATTTTGACGCTCCGAAAAAAATAATATTCATCTTAAATCTTAAGAAATGAGAAAATATATAATCCTAATTTCGCTGGTATTGGTTGCAGTTACATCTTATGGACAATGGCTCGGTGACGAAGACTACATCTTAAATTTTGAAGACACTTCAACACTTCACCATCTGAAAATCGACACCCTAACCAATATTAATAATTTGTGGCAAGTGGGTTCGCCACAAAAAACAAATTTCACAAATTCATATTCGATTCCGAATGTTATAGTGACTGATACAGTTAATCCATATCCCATTAATGATACATCTAGTTTCATTATTGAAAATGTTGTTACTGGTTACGGCTGGATATTAAATCACACCGCTAGTATAGAAGGATATTATTTCGTAAATTCGGATACACTATCAGATTATGGGATGATTGAATTTTCACCTAACAATGGAATTTCATGGTATGACATTGTTAATGATACTACAATAACAAACCAAATATTTGTTCCGCAGGGTTGGTTAACATTATCAGGAAACTCAAATGGATGGCAGTTTTTCAAGTCAACTTAGCTCAACTTGGAATGTTTTTTAATATTCAAATGAATGATACCGTATTATTTCGATTCACATTCATTAGTGATAGCATTCAAACAAATAAAGACGGGCTCATGTTTGACGACTTTCGCTTTCTTGACTACTTTGAAGGAATCTCTGAAATACAAAACAATAACTTGATTTCTATTTCACCTAATCCAACTAAAGATGAACTTAGAATTCACTCCTCGATTGTCTCTAATAATAAATCAATGCAAATATTGAATTCCATCGGACAAGTTATTACTAACTATTCTAAT
This portion of the Bacteroidota bacterium genome encodes:
- a CDS encoding T9SS type A sorting domain-containing protein; this encodes MAVFQVNLAQLGMFFNIQMNDTVLFRFTFISDSIQTNKDGLMFDDFRFLDYFEGISEIQNNNLISISPNPTKDELRIHSSIVSNNKSMQILNSIGQVITNYSNFDEETIDIRNFKNGIYLLKYSDGQNLSTKRFVVQH